The following is a genomic window from Amycolatopsis acidiphila.
CCTGTGCGACACGCTGCGCGCCGAGCCCGCGACCCTCTCACCGCTGCTCAAACGCCTCGAAGCGCTCGGCTACGTGACGCGTGAACGCAACCGCTCCGACGAGCGCGCGCTGACGGTCGAGCTGACCGGCGCGGGCCGCGCCTTCCGCAAGGATGCCGAGAAGATCCCGTACCAGGTGGTGCAGGAGCTGGGCATGGACCTCGCCGAGCTCGAACAGCTGCACGCCGCCCTGGGCC
Proteins encoded in this region:
- a CDS encoding MarR family winged helix-turn-helix transcriptional regulator, with amino-acid sequence MATVDLGADPLALDRQVCFALSVASRSVIAIYRPLLKPYGLTHPQYLVLLALWDKAPRTVKDLCDTLRAEPATLSPLLKRLEALGYVTRERNRSDERALTVELTGAGRAFRKDAEKIPYQVVQELGMDLAELEQLHAALGRVLAATDPRA